A genomic stretch from Spongiibacter nanhainus includes:
- a CDS encoding glutathione S-transferase family protein, with the protein MKLYTFDIAPNPRRVSLFLKEKGVSLDTIPVDLGKGEQFSSPLIDVNPDSTVPTLVLDDGTVLTDVIAICLYLESLYPEPPLFGQTPLEQAQIVGWCHRIYINGLGAVAEVLRNKSEMFKGRALPGAVPLPQIPELAERGNARIGAFFEAMDKVVAEKDYLVGDRLSQADIDLYASLGFCGWVQRAVPEECQALTAWLATMKSHFGE; encoded by the coding sequence GTGAAACTTTATACTTTTGATATTGCCCCGAATCCTCGGCGAGTGAGTTTGTTCCTTAAGGAAAAAGGGGTGTCTCTGGATACGATACCCGTGGATTTGGGCAAAGGAGAGCAGTTTTCCTCGCCGTTGATTGATGTCAATCCCGACAGCACTGTGCCGACCCTGGTGTTGGACGATGGCACCGTGCTGACCGATGTGATTGCTATTTGCCTGTATCTGGAAAGCCTCTATCCCGAGCCCCCTTTGTTTGGTCAAACTCCACTGGAGCAGGCGCAAATCGTCGGTTGGTGTCATCGGATTTATATAAACGGTCTTGGGGCGGTGGCCGAAGTGCTGCGCAACAAAAGCGAGATGTTCAAGGGGCGAGCGCTGCCCGGTGCCGTGCCGCTGCCGCAAATTCCCGAGCTGGCAGAGCGTGGCAATGCTCGAATCGGCGCATTTTTTGAGGCCATGGACAAAGTGGTGGCCGAGAAGGATTACCTGGTTGGGGACCGGCTGTCTCAGGCTGATATCGACCTCTATGCCTCACTGGGTTTTTGCGGCTGGGTTCAGCGCGCCGTGCCGGAGGAATGTCAGGCATTAACGGCGTGGCTGGCCACTATGAAGTCCCACTTCGGCGAATAA
- a CDS encoding glycine zipper 2TM domain-containing protein, whose translation MKRYCIAVLLSVTCGAASAEYFDSRTQVAKVTHVEPIYEQISVRIPEQHCWNETVAIERRRSATGPILGAIIGGALGNELGHKKSNKRVGTVVGAALGASLGNDIARQRGHNQRHYETVQRCESRDRFEQRQELIGYDVEYRYHGEIYHTRMPYNPGREMEIEVQVRPLG comes from the coding sequence ATGAAACGGTATTGCATTGCTGTATTGTTATCAGTGACCTGCGGCGCTGCCAGCGCCGAGTATTTTGACAGCCGGACGCAGGTAGCCAAAGTAACCCATGTCGAACCCATTTACGAGCAAATATCCGTGCGTATCCCCGAGCAACATTGTTGGAATGAGACCGTGGCTATCGAACGCAGACGCAGTGCCACTGGCCCAATTCTCGGCGCCATTATTGGCGGTGCACTGGGCAATGAACTGGGCCACAAGAAGAGCAACAAACGGGTAGGCACAGTAGTAGGTGCAGCATTGGGTGCCTCACTGGGCAACGATATCGCCCGACAGCGTGGACATAATCAGCGTCATTATGAGACCGTGCAACGCTGCGAATCCCGTGACCGCTTTGAGCAGCGCCAGGAACTCATCGGTTACGATGTGGAATACCGCTATCACGGCGAGATTTACCACACCCGCATGCCCTATAATCCCGGTAGAGAAATGGAAATCGAAGTTCAAGTCCGCCCGCTGGGGTAA
- a CDS encoding PepSY domain-containing protein has translation MMSRALLCSLPLVVALASASAAANPLLKDLGGGLPKRGLSSPLHTPDLRSSLTAREAIDIAERRYGGRAVGATQIQTGSGVAYRVRILKDNGKIKHVIIDGK, from the coding sequence ATGATGTCACGTGCACTACTTTGCAGTTTACCGCTCGTTGTCGCTCTTGCCAGCGCCAGCGCCGCCGCCAACCCGCTGCTGAAAGACCTGGGTGGAGGGCTGCCCAAGCGCGGGCTAAGCTCGCCGCTGCACACCCCCGATTTAAGGTCGTCGCTCACAGCGCGGGAGGCCATCGATATCGCTGAGCGTCGCTACGGGGGCCGAGCGGTGGGGGCAACCCAAATCCAAACCGGATCTGGGGTGGCCTATCGGGTCCGCATCCTCAAGGACAACGGCAAAATCAAGCACGTCATCATTGATGGCAAGTAA
- a CDS encoding response regulator transcription factor: MRVLLVEDDSTLLDQLKQSFSDAGFACDTAADGREALYLGQEYPYDLALVDLGLPEVDGISVIETWRKENRNFPVLILTARGLWQDKVAGLEAGADDYVAKPFQIEEVLARSNALIRRSAGFASPVLRFGDLQIDTRAKHAQVAERALDLTAFEYNALEFLAMRSGEVVSKTDLTEHLYDQDFDRDSNVIEVFIARLRKKLDPDNTLKPITTLRGRGYRFELRESSAT; encoded by the coding sequence ATGCGAGTGCTCCTGGTGGAAGACGATTCGACGTTACTGGACCAACTCAAACAGTCCTTTAGCGACGCAGGCTTTGCCTGCGACACCGCCGCAGATGGGCGGGAAGCCCTCTATCTGGGCCAGGAATACCCCTACGACCTAGCGCTGGTGGACCTGGGCCTCCCCGAAGTTGACGGTATCAGTGTTATTGAGACCTGGCGCAAAGAAAACCGCAACTTTCCGGTGCTGATTCTCACCGCGCGGGGCCTGTGGCAAGACAAAGTCGCCGGCCTGGAAGCCGGCGCCGACGACTATGTGGCCAAGCCATTTCAAATCGAAGAGGTCCTGGCCCGCAGCAATGCCTTGATCAGGCGCTCCGCCGGCTTTGCCAGCCCTGTTCTGCGTTTTGGTGATCTGCAAATCGATACCCGAGCCAAGCACGCCCAGGTGGCCGAGCGAGCGCTGGATCTGACCGCTTTCGAATACAACGCGCTGGAGTTTCTGGCCATGCGCAGCGGCGAAGTGGTATCCAAGACCGACCTAACTGAACACCTCTACGACCAGGATTTCGACCGGGACAGCAACGTCATCGAAGTTTTTATCGCCCGGCTGCGTAAAAAACTCGATCCGGACAACACCCTAAAGCCGATAACGACGCTGAGGGGCCGGGGCTACCGTTTTGAACTCCGGGAATCCTCCGCCACTTGA
- a CDS encoding ATP-binding protein: MSRANRPYSLSGRLLVAMLVAMPLLLAFTGIAIDRAHTSSLLKAEQDRMRLQFFGLLGAIEWRDGDLEMGERLQEPRFWQFRSGLYARITIPGGETLWQSLSSDTINLPTETTPPAAGQERFDTTVVDGTPSFRFLYHVVWEDEDGSTTPLLFSLYTDQQPLNAEQQQFRWRLVLWMSLALLLFLVISGGILIWGLRPLRQLARDLQQLEQGATETLADNYPRELRGITANLNLLLDKEQRQRERYRNTLADLAHSLKTPLAVLRGTNDSAERAEQLDRMDRIISYQLKRAVSTGQQGLRQRTALSPLFTRLCRTLDKVYRDKAPQITIDIPENLTAPIDEQDAMELFGNVLDNACKACRCTISLHAYQQDTEVVVTIDDDGDGISEEQTEQITARGKRGDQYGQGQGLGLAIVRDIVDSYKARLSFTKSPLGGCRVTVCFAKPSAGKL; the protein is encoded by the coding sequence TTGAGCCGCGCCAACCGCCCCTACTCCCTAAGCGGCCGCCTACTGGTCGCCATGCTGGTGGCGATGCCACTGCTGCTGGCCTTCACTGGCATCGCCATTGACCGCGCCCACACCAGCAGTCTGCTTAAAGCTGAGCAAGACCGCATGCGACTGCAGTTTTTTGGCCTTCTGGGCGCCATCGAGTGGCGGGACGGCGACCTGGAGATGGGCGAACGCTTACAGGAGCCGCGCTTCTGGCAGTTCCGCTCCGGCCTCTATGCCAGAATCACCATTCCCGGTGGCGAAACGCTCTGGCAGTCCCTGTCCAGTGACACCATCAACTTACCAACCGAGACCACGCCACCGGCTGCAGGGCAGGAGCGCTTCGATACCACAGTGGTCGACGGAACGCCGTCCTTCCGTTTTCTCTATCACGTGGTTTGGGAGGATGAGGATGGCAGTACAACGCCCCTGCTGTTCTCTTTGTATACCGACCAACAACCCTTAAATGCAGAGCAGCAGCAATTTCGCTGGCGACTGGTTCTGTGGATGAGTTTGGCACTGCTGCTGTTTCTGGTGATCTCAGGCGGCATTCTCATTTGGGGCCTCCGGCCCTTGCGACAGCTGGCGAGAGACTTACAGCAGCTGGAACAGGGCGCCACAGAGACCCTGGCGGATAATTACCCCCGGGAATTGCGCGGCATCACCGCTAATCTGAATCTGCTGCTGGACAAAGAACAACGCCAGCGGGAGCGCTATCGCAACACCCTCGCCGATCTGGCACACAGCCTGAAAACCCCCCTCGCCGTACTGCGGGGCACCAACGATTCAGCGGAGCGGGCGGAACAACTCGACCGCATGGATCGCATCATCAGCTATCAGCTAAAACGCGCTGTTTCCACTGGCCAGCAAGGCCTGAGACAGCGGACGGCGCTATCCCCCCTCTTCACTCGGCTGTGTCGCACCCTGGACAAGGTGTATCGGGACAAAGCCCCACAGATCACAATAGACATACCGGAAAATCTCACCGCACCGATCGATGAGCAAGACGCGATGGAGTTGTTTGGCAATGTTTTGGACAATGCCTGTAAAGCCTGCCGGTGCACCATCAGTCTGCATGCTTACCAGCAAGACACCGAGGTGGTGGTGACCATCGATGACGACGGCGATGGCATCAGCGAGGAACAAACCGAGCAGATTACCGCGCGGGGCAAGCGCGGCGATCAATATGGTCAGGGACAAGGCCTGGGGTTAGCGATAGTCAGGGATATCGTCGACAGCTACAAGGCCCGGCTGAGTTTTACTAAGAGCCCGCTTGGAGGCTGCCGGGTCACAGTGTGCTTTGCCAAGCCCAGCGCAGGCAAGCTTTGA
- a CDS encoding OmpA family protein, translating into MTDSLSLASNDSVLSVDVLNGDTLLGVGVAGQDILLLGAPSNGSNDDLLSDPLAPILDGISGDSSVLEFLEDSDLDSVLMPEVLTIELPSGGGSSAPEEATDSRQSAVDDPDTDTPSLAKDSACNDADHDGVCDGRDQCKDTPRNALVLPNGCHLDDLSPLRLEGVTFALDTALLTASSATVLKQAAWLLKSEPGLRVEVAGHTDDQGAEDYNLKLSKQRAQAVAEYLIAEGVKASRLKVVGYGESEPEIPVAGLSGEALDKARATNRRVELRRL; encoded by the coding sequence GTGACCGATTCTTTATCTCTTGCCAGTAACGACTCAGTGCTTAGCGTTGACGTTCTCAATGGCGACACCCTGCTAGGGGTGGGCGTAGCGGGCCAGGATATCCTTTTACTGGGTGCGCCCAGCAATGGCAGCAATGACGATTTGCTCAGCGATCCCTTGGCGCCGATTCTCGACGGTATTTCTGGTGACAGCTCGGTGCTGGAGTTTCTCGAGGACAGTGATCTCGACAGTGTTTTAATGCCCGAAGTTCTGACCATTGAACTGCCCTCAGGCGGCGGCTCATCGGCCCCGGAAGAGGCAACAGACAGTCGACAAAGCGCCGTAGATGACCCCGATACTGATACGCCTTCCCTGGCAAAAGACAGTGCCTGTAATGATGCCGACCACGATGGGGTCTGCGATGGCCGCGATCAGTGCAAGGATACGCCCCGCAATGCGCTGGTTTTGCCCAATGGCTGCCACCTTGATGATTTAAGCCCGCTGCGTCTGGAGGGTGTTACCTTTGCGCTGGACACGGCACTGCTTACGGCGTCGTCGGCAACTGTGCTGAAACAAGCCGCCTGGCTGCTAAAAAGTGAGCCGGGACTGCGTGTTGAGGTGGCCGGCCACACTGACGATCAGGGTGCAGAGGACTACAACCTCAAATTGTCCAAGCAGCGCGCGCAAGCGGTGGCTGAATATTTGATTGCGGAAGGTGTGAAAGCATCTCGCCTTAAGGTGGTGGGCTATGGCGAAAGCGAGCCCGAGATCCCCGTCGCGGGTCTTTCTGGCGAGGCCTTGGATAAAGCGCGAGCCACCAACCGCCGTGTCGAGCTGCGGCGTCTGTAA
- a CDS encoding MerR family transcriptional regulator: MLEPSHNDELPPIPGKRYFTIGEVSDLCLVKPHVLRYWEQEFPQLAPVKRRGNRRYYQHQDVLMIRQIRSLLYEEGYTIGGARQRLSGDSAKDDAMQSKQLIKQMLAELEELAKVLKR, translated from the coding sequence ATGCTGGAACCAAGCCATAACGACGAGTTACCTCCGATCCCGGGTAAGCGCTACTTCACTATTGGTGAAGTCAGTGATTTGTGCCTGGTCAAACCCCACGTGCTGCGCTACTGGGAGCAGGAATTCCCCCAGTTGGCGCCGGTGAAGCGACGGGGTAATCGACGCTACTACCAACACCAGGACGTGCTGATGATCCGCCAGATCCGCAGCTTACTCTATGAAGAGGGCTATACCATCGGTGGGGCTCGGCAGCGGCTTTCCGGCGACTCAGCCAAAGATGACGCTATGCAATCCAAACAGTTAATTAAGCAAATGTTGGCGGAACTGGAAGAGTTGGCAAAAGTTCTAAAAAGGTAG
- the ihfA gene encoding integration host factor subunit alpha, translating into MTSLTKAEMAERLYEELGLNKREAKELVELFFEQIRLCLENNEQVKISGFGNFDLRDKSQRPGRNPKTGEEIPISARRVVTFRPGQKLKSRVEDYAGTKP; encoded by the coding sequence ATGACGTCCCTCACCAAGGCAGAGATGGCCGAGCGCCTCTACGAGGAGCTGGGCCTGAACAAGCGTGAGGCGAAGGAACTGGTCGAGCTGTTTTTTGAGCAGATTCGCCTCTGTCTGGAAAATAACGAGCAAGTGAAGATCTCGGGCTTCGGTAATTTCGATCTCCGGGACAAAAGCCAGCGTCCGGGCAGGAACCCCAAGACCGGTGAGGAAATCCCCATCTCCGCGCGGAGGGTTGTGACCTTTCGGCCCGGCCAAAAACTGAAATCCCGGGTAGAGGACTATGCTGGAACCAAGCCATAA
- the pheT gene encoding phenylalanine--tRNA ligase subunit beta codes for MKFSEQWLREWVNPTVDIDDLAEQLTMAGLEVDAVEPVAGEFSDVVVAEILSAERHPDAEKLQVCRVSDGQIEQQIVCGAPNARAGLKVALAKVGAVLPGGLKIKKAKLRGVESFGMLCAEQELGMSDSSDGLLELAADAPVGSDLRQYLNLNDNVVELGLTPNRADCLSIHGVAREAALLNQMSFAETVTDSVAPACDDTLPVDIEAGEDCPRYVGRVVRGIDVSVPSPLWLQEKLRRCGLRSIDAVVDVTNLVMLELGQPMHAFDLAKLDGGIVVRKARADEELTLLDGQLVALRDDTLVIADRSKALAMAGIMGGEGSAVGADTVDIFLEAAFFAPELIAGRARSYGLHTDSSHRFERGVDYQLAGRAMERATALIVDICGGQPGPVVAVDSDHIPSRPTVELRESRIEKLLGIKILAHDVEAILTGLGMDAQRTDSGWSVTPPSWRFDIALEVDLLEELARIYGYNRLPVSPVHETLDIKPRPESRRSMAGLRQQLVSRGYQEVVSYSFIDPKLHQMVVDDEQAVDLLNPISADMSVMRTSLLAGLLKTAEYNSKRQQDRLRLFEVGQRFNADGDTIVHTACLAALITGRRQPENWTASSEVVDYFDLKGDLEALLAANVEVSFARKQYRALHPGQSAEIVVAGRSVGRIGAVHPQLQKSLDLPHALYYFEIELDALAAAQVPVFTPLSKFPEVRRDLAILIGRDIEAQALLNTVEAAAGEALVNLKLFDIYEGKGIDAERKSVGIGLTFRHSSRTLNEDEVNSAVNAVVAALQSSYGANLRN; via the coding sequence ATGAAGTTTAGCGAGCAGTGGTTGCGGGAGTGGGTGAACCCGACAGTCGATATCGACGATCTGGCCGAACAGTTGACGATGGCCGGTTTGGAAGTGGATGCGGTAGAGCCTGTAGCCGGCGAATTTAGCGATGTGGTGGTAGCGGAAATCCTGTCTGCGGAGCGGCACCCCGATGCCGAAAAGTTACAGGTTTGCCGAGTGAGCGATGGCCAAATCGAGCAGCAAATTGTGTGCGGCGCGCCCAATGCCCGCGCCGGTCTCAAGGTGGCGCTGGCCAAAGTGGGGGCGGTGCTGCCCGGCGGGCTAAAGATCAAAAAAGCCAAACTTCGCGGTGTGGAGTCCTTCGGCATGCTCTGCGCCGAACAGGAGCTGGGGATGTCAGACAGCTCTGATGGCTTGCTGGAGCTGGCGGCGGATGCACCCGTGGGTAGTGATCTTCGCCAGTACCTGAATCTCAATGACAACGTCGTCGAGCTGGGTTTGACCCCAAACCGCGCGGACTGCTTGAGTATCCACGGCGTAGCGCGAGAGGCGGCGCTGCTCAACCAAATGAGTTTTGCCGAAACGGTCACCGATAGTGTTGCCCCGGCCTGTGACGACACGCTGCCCGTCGACATTGAAGCCGGAGAGGACTGCCCGCGCTACGTCGGTCGAGTTGTTCGAGGCATCGATGTGTCGGTGCCGAGCCCCCTGTGGCTGCAGGAAAAGCTTCGCCGTTGCGGATTGCGCAGTATCGATGCCGTAGTGGATGTCACTAACCTGGTGATGCTGGAGCTGGGGCAGCCGATGCACGCTTTCGATCTGGCCAAGCTGGACGGGGGCATAGTGGTGCGTAAAGCCCGTGCTGACGAAGAGCTTACCTTGCTAGACGGCCAGTTAGTGGCACTGCGCGACGATACCCTGGTCATTGCGGATCGCAGTAAAGCCCTGGCTATGGCAGGGATTATGGGGGGTGAGGGCAGTGCGGTCGGGGCTGACACTGTCGACATCTTTCTAGAAGCGGCGTTCTTCGCGCCGGAATTGATCGCCGGTCGCGCGCGCTCTTACGGCCTGCACACCGATTCGTCGCACCGCTTTGAGCGGGGCGTGGACTACCAGTTGGCGGGCAGGGCAATGGAGCGGGCTACAGCCTTGATCGTCGACATTTGCGGTGGTCAGCCCGGTCCGGTGGTCGCCGTTGACAGCGACCATATACCCAGCCGGCCGACGGTGGAATTACGCGAATCGCGGATCGAAAAATTGTTGGGAATCAAAATCCTGGCCCACGATGTTGAAGCTATTTTGACGGGTCTGGGGATGGACGCCCAACGGACTGACAGCGGTTGGTCAGTTACACCGCCGAGCTGGCGCTTCGATATCGCCCTGGAAGTGGACTTGCTAGAGGAGCTGGCCCGCATATACGGCTATAACCGCCTGCCGGTGAGCCCGGTCCATGAAACGCTGGATATTAAGCCTCGGCCTGAATCCCGCCGGAGCATGGCAGGTCTGCGTCAGCAATTGGTGTCTCGGGGTTACCAGGAGGTGGTCAGTTACAGCTTTATCGATCCCAAGTTGCATCAAATGGTGGTCGACGATGAGCAGGCGGTCGATCTCCTTAACCCGATTTCTGCCGATATGTCTGTCATGCGCACGTCACTGTTGGCTGGCTTACTGAAAACAGCAGAATACAACAGCAAGCGCCAGCAAGATCGGCTGCGCCTGTTTGAAGTTGGCCAGCGTTTCAATGCTGATGGCGACACCATTGTGCATACTGCCTGCCTGGCCGCGCTGATCACTGGGCGGCGCCAGCCGGAAAACTGGACAGCCAGCTCAGAGGTGGTGGATTACTTTGATCTGAAAGGCGACTTGGAAGCCCTGCTGGCGGCAAACGTGGAGGTCAGTTTTGCGCGCAAGCAGTATCGCGCCCTGCATCCCGGCCAGTCGGCCGAGATTGTGGTGGCCGGGCGTTCAGTCGGGCGGATTGGTGCTGTTCATCCTCAGTTGCAAAAGTCGCTGGACTTGCCCCATGCGCTTTACTATTTTGAGATAGAGCTGGACGCCTTGGCCGCTGCGCAGGTGCCTGTCTTTACGCCGCTCTCCAAATTCCCGGAAGTGCGCCGCGACCTGGCAATACTGATAGGCCGGGATATCGAGGCCCAAGCCCTCCTCAATACGGTGGAAGCCGCAGCGGGGGAGGCCTTGGTGAACTTGAAGCTCTTTGATATTTATGAAGGTAAAGGTATTGATGCAGAACGAAAAAGCGTCGGCATAGGCTTGACCTTCCGGCATTCATCGCGCACTCTTAACGAAGATGAGGTTAATAGCGCCGTGAATGCTGTAGTGGCAGCGCTGCAGAGCAGCTACGGGGCAAACTTAAGGAATTGA
- the pheS gene encoding phenylalanine--tRNA ligase subunit alpha yields MESLQGLAAEAAEKIGAATDVKTLDEVRVEYLGKKGHITALLKGLGALSAEERPAAGAEINRVKQDLAEQIGLRKAELEKAALDAQLAAETIDVTLPGRGEQAGGLHPVTRTIERITAFFEGIGFDVAEGPEIEDDYHNFEALNIPEHHPARAMHDTFYVKEGTVLRTHTSPVQVRVMETSEPPLKLICPGRVYRCDSDLTHTPMFHQVEGLLVNEEASFADLKGMLESFLRAFFEKDLAVRFRPSYFPFTEPSAEVDIQCVMCGGDGCRVCSHTGWIEILGCGMVHPKVFEYSNIDAERYTGFAFGLGVERLAMLRYGVNDLRLFFENDVNFLAQFR; encoded by the coding sequence ATGGAAAGTTTGCAGGGCTTGGCGGCAGAAGCCGCTGAGAAAATTGGCGCGGCAACGGACGTAAAAACTCTGGATGAGGTGCGCGTCGAGTACTTGGGCAAAAAGGGCCATATCACCGCGCTTCTTAAGGGCCTGGGGGCGCTCTCCGCCGAGGAGCGGCCTGCTGCCGGCGCTGAGATCAATCGGGTCAAACAAGACTTGGCAGAACAGATCGGCCTGCGCAAGGCAGAGCTGGAAAAGGCCGCCCTGGATGCCCAGCTGGCTGCAGAGACCATCGACGTTACACTGCCCGGACGGGGTGAGCAGGCCGGTGGTCTGCACCCGGTGACCCGGACGATAGAGCGCATTACGGCGTTCTTTGAGGGCATTGGTTTTGATGTTGCCGAAGGTCCGGAAATCGAGGACGACTATCACAATTTTGAGGCCCTCAATATTCCCGAGCACCACCCGGCTCGCGCCATGCATGACACCTTTTATGTCAAAGAGGGCACCGTGCTGCGAACTCATACCTCACCGGTACAGGTCAGGGTGATGGAGACCTCTGAGCCGCCGCTGAAGTTGATTTGCCCAGGTCGCGTCTACCGCTGTGATTCCGATTTGACCCATACCCCGATGTTCCACCAGGTCGAAGGCCTGTTGGTCAATGAGGAGGCCAGTTTCGCCGATTTGAAAGGCATGCTGGAGTCCTTCCTGCGGGCCTTTTTTGAAAAGGATTTGGCGGTGCGTTTTCGGCCGTCTTATTTCCCCTTTACCGAACCCTCGGCTGAGGTGGATATCCAATGTGTGATGTGCGGTGGTGACGGCTGCCGGGTTTGCAGTCATACCGGCTGGATCGAAATTCTCGGCTGCGGGATGGTCCACCCCAAAGTGTTTGAATACTCCAACATCGACGCCGAGCGCTATACCGGTTTTGCTTTTGGACTGGGTGTCGAGCGCCTGGCCATGCTGCGCTACGGGGTTAATGATCTGCGTTTGTTCTTTGAAAACGACGTCAATTTCCTGGCGCAGTTTAGATAG
- the rplT gene encoding 50S ribosomal protein L20, with protein sequence MPRVKRGVTAHRRHKKILKQAKGYYGARSRVYRVAKQAVIKAGQYAYRDRRVKKRTFRALWITRINAASRANGLTYSRLIAGLKKADIALDRRVLADLAVHDKAAFAAVVDRAKAALA encoded by the coding sequence ATGCCCCGCGTAAAACGTGGTGTGACTGCACACCGTCGTCACAAGAAGATTCTCAAGCAGGCCAAAGGTTACTACGGCGCTCGTTCACGGGTATACCGCGTAGCCAAGCAAGCCGTTATCAAAGCTGGTCAGTACGCCTATCGCGACCGTCGGGTTAAGAAGCGCACCTTCCGCGCACTGTGGATTACCCGTATCAACGCGGCGTCTCGTGCCAACGGCCTGACTTACAGCCGCCTGATTGCCGGTCTGAAGAAAGCTGATATCGCCCTGGACCGTCGCGTCCTGGCCGATCTGGCTGTGCATGACAAAGCAGCGTTTGCCGCGGTCGTCGACCGTGCGAAGGCCGCCTTGGCATAA
- the rpmI gene encoding 50S ribosomal protein L35, whose translation MPKVKVHSGAAKRFKKTGNGYKRKSAYKSHILTKMTTKRKRQLRGTSGVHPSDKVLVDRMLRAI comes from the coding sequence ATGCCAAAAGTTAAAGTACACAGCGGGGCGGCAAAACGCTTCAAAAAGACCGGTAACGGTTACAAGCGTAAAAGCGCCTACAAAAGCCACATCTTGACCAAGATGACCACCAAGCGGAAGCGTCAGCTGCGCGGCACCAGCGGAGTCCACCCTTCGGACAAAGTACTGGTCGATCGAATGTTGCGCGCCATTTAA
- the infC gene encoding translation initiation factor IF-3, translating to MKREKSKGRSKKALTNDQIEAAEVRLIGADGEQVGIVPLQEALSAAQEASLDLVQIADSDPIVCKIMDYGKHVFEAKKQQAAAKKKQVRTQVKEMKFRPGTDEGDYQVKLRNLVRFLEHGDKAKVTLRYRGREMAHQELGLQLLQRVEADLAEYGAVEQFPKMEGRQLTMVIAPKKKKQ from the coding sequence ATTAAACGAGAAAAGTCAAAAGGGCGCAGCAAAAAAGCGCTAACAAACGATCAAATCGAAGCCGCCGAAGTTCGGCTCATTGGTGCCGACGGTGAACAGGTTGGCATCGTGCCTCTGCAAGAGGCGCTGAGTGCGGCGCAAGAAGCGAGTCTCGATCTGGTACAGATCGCCGACTCGGACCCGATAGTCTGTAAAATCATGGACTACGGCAAACATGTTTTCGAGGCCAAAAAGCAGCAAGCTGCGGCTAAGAAAAAACAGGTTCGGACCCAGGTCAAGGAAATGAAATTCCGGCCCGGGACGGATGAAGGGGATTATCAGGTAAAACTGCGCAACCTGGTACGTTTCCTTGAGCACGGGGACAAGGCCAAGGTAACCCTGCGTTACCGCGGTCGAGAGATGGCCCACCAGGAACTGGGTCTACAGTTGTTGCAGCGAGTGGAAGCAGACCTCGCTGAATACGGCGCTGTAGAGCAGTTTCCAAAAATGGAAGGCCGTCAATTAACCATGGTGATCGCCCCCAAAAAGAAAAAGCAGTGA